In Streptomyces sp. SLBN-118, the following are encoded in one genomic region:
- a CDS encoding MFS transporter has product MDNSPGEVRLSTATGRWVILTTVLGSSMALLDSTVVNVALPRIGEDLDADMAVLQWTVNAYTLTLAGLILLGGALGDRYGRRRIFVLGVVWFAIGSLLCGLAPNDVLLVAARALQGVGAALLTPGSLSLIQASFHPDDRARGVGLWSGFGGVGAAVGPFLGGWLVDGPGWRWVFLINVPLAALCVPVALRHVPESRDPQAHGRFDVLGAVLGAAALALVTYALIGPQLWAGIAGVAVGAAFVLVERWRPEPMLPPSIFASRQFTAVNLVTVCVYAAFAGFFFLTALQLQVVAGYSALGAGTALLPTTVLMLLLSARSGELGERIGPRIPLTVGPLLCAGGILLMLRVGENASYVTDVLPAMLVMGLGMVTLVAPLTATVLASVETARAGLASGINNAAARAAGLLAVAALPLLAGMGPEAYRSATEFGETFRRAMPMCAGVLVLGSLIAWTTVRGPQPADVLARARPQCRVNCGVSAPPLEQAAERVPGSAGA; this is encoded by the coding sequence ATGGACAACAGTCCCGGCGAGGTCAGGCTTTCCACGGCCACCGGCCGCTGGGTGATTCTGACGACCGTGCTCGGGTCCAGCATGGCGCTGCTGGACTCGACCGTCGTCAATGTCGCACTGCCCCGCATCGGGGAGGATCTCGACGCCGACATGGCGGTCCTGCAGTGGACCGTCAACGCCTACACGCTCACCCTCGCCGGGCTGATCCTGCTCGGCGGGGCACTCGGCGACCGCTACGGGCGGCGGAGGATCTTCGTTCTGGGTGTGGTGTGGTTCGCCATCGGCTCACTGCTGTGTGGCCTTGCCCCCAACGACGTTCTCCTGGTGGCGGCCCGCGCCCTTCAGGGCGTCGGCGCGGCTCTGCTCACCCCGGGGTCGCTGTCGCTGATCCAGGCGAGCTTCCACCCGGACGACCGGGCGCGCGGGGTGGGCCTGTGGTCCGGTTTCGGCGGCGTGGGCGCGGCGGTAGGGCCGTTCCTCGGCGGCTGGCTCGTCGACGGGCCCGGCTGGCGCTGGGTGTTCCTGATCAATGTGCCGCTGGCCGCGCTGTGCGTGCCGGTGGCGCTGCGGCATGTGCCCGAGTCGCGCGACCCGCAGGCGCACGGCCGGTTCGACGTACTGGGCGCCGTGCTGGGGGCGGCGGCACTGGCCCTGGTGACCTACGCGCTCATCGGCCCGCAGCTGTGGGCGGGGATCGCGGGCGTCGCGGTGGGAGCCGCGTTCGTGCTCGTCGAGCGGTGGCGGCCCGAGCCCATGCTGCCGCCGTCGATCTTCGCGTCGCGGCAGTTCACCGCGGTCAACCTGGTGACGGTGTGCGTCTACGCCGCCTTCGCCGGCTTCTTCTTCCTGACAGCCCTGCAACTCCAGGTGGTGGCGGGTTACTCGGCGCTCGGCGCCGGTACCGCGCTGCTGCCCACCACGGTGCTGATGCTGCTCCTCTCCGCGAGATCGGGCGAGTTGGGGGAGCGGATCGGCCCGCGCATCCCGCTCACCGTGGGCCCGCTGCTGTGCGCGGGAGGGATACTGCTGATGCTGCGGGTGGGCGAGAACGCGTCGTATGTGACAGATGTGCTGCCCGCGATGCTGGTCATGGGCCTCGGCATGGTGACCCTGGTCGCGCCGCTGACCGCGACCGTGCTGGCATCCGTGGAGACCGCGCGGGCGGGGCTCGCGAGCGGCATCAACAACGCGGCGGCCCGCGCGGCCGGACTGCTCGCGGTGGCGGCGCTGCCGCTGCTGGCGGGCATGGGGCCGGAGGCGTACCGCTCGGCGACGGAGTTCGGGGAGACGTTCCGGCGGGCGATGCCGATGTGTGCGGGGGTGCTGGTGCTGGGCTCGCTGATCGCGTGGACGACGGTACGGGGGCCGCAGCCGGCGGATGTCCTGGCGCGGGCGCGGCCGCAGTGCCGGGTGAACTGCGGGGTCTCGGCGCCACCGCTGGAACAGGCGGCTGAACGGGTGCCCGGGTCCGCGGGAGCCTGA
- a CDS encoding MalY/PatB family protein, translating to MPREGLIVSYDFDTPVDRRGTWCIQWDGVADRFGVDGLLPFTISDMDFTSPPEVLEALQRRVAHGVFGYTDWRHEDFLSAVAHWFSSRYDTEIDTGRVVYGPSVLNQLSQLLRMWSEPGEGVVVHTPTYDGFLKAISGLGRELRGVPVGDMAALERQLARADSKVLVLCSPHNPTGRVWTRAELAETARLAAAYDVAVVSDEIHADFVHPGFAADGQRHLPWTRFGTGRWALITSATKAFNFPALSGSYGIIGDLDDHAVFLRRMQTGEGLASPAVLSLTAHIAAYREGAPWLDALGAYVAGNLRMVAERLGSAFPELGWQPPQAGYLAWIDLRALGVDDAALQRELIQREKVAILPGTTYGVEGFVRFNVGCPRAKAEQGVDALIRALSRLV from the coding sequence ATGCCTCGGGAAGGACTCATCGTGAGCTATGACTTCGACACCCCCGTCGACCGGCGCGGCACCTGGTGCATCCAGTGGGACGGGGTCGCCGACCGCTTCGGCGTCGACGGGCTGCTGCCCTTCACCATCTCCGACATGGACTTCACATCACCGCCCGAGGTCCTCGAAGCGCTTCAGCGCCGCGTCGCCCACGGCGTCTTCGGCTACACCGACTGGCGGCACGAGGACTTCCTGTCCGCCGTGGCGCACTGGTTCAGCAGCCGGTACGACACCGAGATCGACACCGGACGGGTCGTGTACGGGCCGTCCGTGTTGAACCAGCTCTCGCAGCTGCTGCGGATGTGGTCCGAGCCGGGCGAGGGGGTCGTCGTCCACACACCGACGTACGACGGCTTCCTGAAAGCGATATCGGGCCTCGGGCGGGAGCTGCGCGGGGTGCCGGTCGGTGACATGGCCGCACTGGAGCGGCAGCTCGCCCGCGCCGACAGCAAGGTGCTCGTCCTCTGCTCGCCCCACAACCCCACCGGCCGGGTGTGGACCCGGGCCGAGCTGGCCGAGACGGCCCGGCTGGCGGCCGCGTACGACGTCGCCGTCGTCAGCGACGAGATACACGCCGACTTCGTCCACCCCGGCTTCGCGGCGGACGGGCAGCGCCATCTGCCGTGGACGCGGTTCGGAACGGGCCGCTGGGCACTGATCACGTCCGCCACCAAGGCCTTCAACTTCCCGGCGCTGAGCGGCTCGTACGGGATCATCGGCGACCTGGACGACCATGCGGTGTTCCTGCGCCGGATGCAGACCGGCGAAGGGCTCGCCTCGCCGGCCGTGCTGTCGCTGACCGCGCACATCGCCGCGTATCGCGAGGGCGCGCCCTGGCTGGACGCGCTCGGCGCGTATGTGGCGGGGAATCTGCGGATGGTCGCCGAACGGCTGGGCTCCGCCTTCCCGGAACTCGGCTGGCAGCCGCCCCAGGCCGGCTATCTCGCCTGGATCGATCTGCGGGCGCTGGGCGTCGACGACGCGGCATTGCAGCGTGAGCTGATCCAGCGCGAGAAGGTCGCGATCCTGCCCGGCACCACCTACGGCGTCGAGGGCTTCGTACGGTTCAACGTGGGCTGCCCGCGCGCCAAGGCGGAGCAGGGCGTGGACGCCCTGATCCGTGCACTCAGCCGGCTCGTCTGA